The genome window GGAGGTCCATGCGCGCGAAGGGAGGACGGAAGGAGATCTCCCGGCCCTGGTACGGGACCGTCTCGGTCCCCCGCACGGCCAGGACGACGTCGTGAAGCATGGATTCCGTGAGGGCCATGAGGTCCTCGGCGGAGGCGTAGGCCTGGTAGAACTCCATCATGGTGAACTCGGGGTTGTGGGTCGTGTCGATCCCCTCGTTCCGGAAATTCCGGTTGATTTCGAAGACCCTGGGCATGCCGCCGACCACGAGCCGCTTCAGGTACAGCTCGGGGGCGATCCGGAGGTACAGGTCGCAGTCGAGGGCGTTGTGGTGGGTGACGAACGGGCGTGCGGCCGCCCCGCCCGCCATGGGATGGAGCATGGGCGTCTCCACCTCCTCGAAGCCGCGATCGGCCATGAAGGCCCGGAGGGCCCGCACCATCCGGGCCCGGGCCAGAAAGCGCGGCAGGCTGTCGGAGTTCATCATGAGGTCCAGGTGACGCTGGCGGTATCGGGCCTCCACGTCCTGGAGCCCGTGCCACTTCTCGGGCAGGGGTCTGAGGCATTTCTGCAGGGGGACCAGCCCCTCCACGAGGACCGTGAGTTCCCCCGTCCGTGTCCGGAAGAGGGGCCCCTCCACGCCCAGCCAGTCGCCGATGTCCAGGAGGGACAGGTGGGCGAAGAGACCTTCGAGGCGTTGACGCTCGAAGAGGATCTGGAGCCGGGCCGTGCTCTCCTGAAGATGGCCGAAGGCCAGCTTGCCCATCTTTCGGAGGGCCACGAGGCGGCCCGCGACGCGGACCTGGGGGGGGCTCGCGGCGAGGGCCTCGGCGCTCTGGTCCCCGAAGCGGGCGAGGATTTCCACCAGGGGGTGGGTTGCGTTGAAGCGGAAGGGGAGGGCCTGCGGAAACGCCTCCTTCCACTGGGCGAGCTTGGCGCGGCGCTGGGCGATGAGTTCGTCTTCCAAGGGGGCTCCCGTTTCGGAAAGCCCTGATTATAGGCGGGAAACCGGCTCGGGGTCAATCCTGGCGGGGCGCGCCCCGGATGGCGGGGAAGCCGTCCCGAATCGAAACGGGGCGCGCCATTTTGGCGCGCCCCGCTGGCACGGTTCGGGCGGGGGTTCAACCGGCCCGGAAGTAGAAGTAAATCCCGCCCCCACGCCCATCGATGACGTAGAGACTCACCGGATCCCCGGGCTTGACGTCTGCGGCGGCGGCCCGGTAGTCCTTGACGCTGGCCACGGTCCGGCCGTTCACCTCGGAGACGACCATGCCCTCGCGAAGCCCCTTGGTGTACGCGTTGGACTTCGGGTCCACGGCCGTGATCACGACGCCTTCCGCCTCCTGGGGGAGGCGGTACATGGAGCGGTTCTGGGGCGTGAGGTTCTGGACCGTGATCCCCAGGGCGTCCTGGCTTTCCTTCTCCTGGCCGGGGGCGGCGGATTCCTCCTCCCCTTCCAGGCCCTTGGCCCGGTCGCCGAGGGTGACCTTGAGCGTCTTGCGGGCGCCTTCGCGGAGCACCTCCAGGTGGACGGTGCGGCCCGGCGGGTACGCGGCGATCTTGTGGGGGAGCTGGCGGCTGTCCTTGATGTCCGAACCCTCCACGCCCACGATGATGTCGCCCTTCTTGACGCCGCCCTTGGCCGCCGGCGTGTTCTCGTCCACGCTCTGGACGAGGGCGCCGCCTCTCAGCTCCTGCTTGTACGTCTTCTGGTAGTAATCCCTCACGTCCTGGTCCACGGGGCCGACGCGCACCCCGAGGTAGCCGCGCTCCACCTTGCCCTTGGTCTTGAGCTGGTCGAGTTGGGCCTTGACGAGGTTGATGGGGATGGCGAAGCCGATGCCCTCCACCGTGCGGCCGCGGAAGTCGCTTCGCGTGATGGCGGTGTTGATTCCCACGGCCTCCCCGCGGATGTTCACCAGGGGGCCGCCGGAGTTGCCGAAGTTGATGGCGGCGTCGGTCTGAAG of Acidobacteriota bacterium contains these proteins:
- the lysS gene encoding lysine--tRNA ligase, whose translation is MEDELIAQRRAKLAQWKEAFPQALPFRFNATHPLVEILARFGDQSAEALAASPPQVRVAGRLVALRKMGKLAFGHLQESTARLQILFERQRLEGLFAHLSLLDIGDWLGVEGPLFRTRTGELTVLVEGLVPLQKCLRPLPEKWHGLQDVEARYRQRHLDLMMNSDSLPRFLARARMVRALRAFMADRGFEEVETPMLHPMAGGAAARPFVTHHNALDCDLYLRIAPELYLKRLVVGGMPRVFEINRNFRNEGIDTTHNPEFTMMEFYQAYASAEDLMALTESMLHDVVLAVRGTETVPYQGREISFRPPFARMDLREAARTALAERGVPEDAPASPTARAEWIPRLGMSPAKSDTPEKFLVEAFETLVQPTLLNPTFVHGHPVEVSPLSRRRPDRPDTADRFELFVAGMEVANGFSELNDPDDQRGRFKAQVEAKAHGDEEAMPYDEDYCQALEYGLPPTAGEGLGVDRLVMLLTDTPSIRDVVLFPLLRPQSP
- a CDS encoding PDZ domain-containing protein, producing LPLGDSNAVRPGDWVMAVGNPLMYSHTVTVGVISAKGRRISSSSLDDFLQTDAAINFGNSGGPLVNIRGEAVGINTAITRSDFRGRTVEGIGFAIPINLVKAQLDQLKTKGKVERGYLGVRVGPVDQDVRDYYQKTYKQELRGGALVQSVDENTPAAKGGVKKGDIIVGVEGSDIKDSRQLPHKIAAYPPGRTVHLEVLREGARKTLKVTLGDRAKGLEGEEESAAPGQEKESQDALGITVQNLTPQNRSMYRLPQEAEGVVITAVDPKSNAYTKGLREGMVVSEVNGRTVASVKDYRAAAADVKPGDPVSLYVIDGRGGGIYFYFRAG